One segment of Engraulis encrasicolus isolate BLACKSEA-1 chromosome 7, IST_EnEncr_1.0, whole genome shotgun sequence DNA contains the following:
- the angptl5 gene encoding angiopoietin-related protein 5 isoform X1, translated as MICFTLLTLLLLPVLPSSTNLGNVTTNQSLEISEDFHDGTLKNENPSAIKYGEKCTMPCDLVAKLMKEERQSVCSDLQYSIISYTRSTRKMIRDLIDEQQKSLELLSNQVIELVSKVSTLGSEVQRSNTETFSVKPQQSHGHDCSDIKETLDLTVSKIPSGIYIIHPENSEYPFEVFCEMDYMDGGWTVVQRRTDGMTDFKRSWSDYMDGFGHLPGEHWLGLRKIFNIVNQKHSQFQLHIALVSQDDTTSYASYDKFWIEDETNFFRIHLGRYAGSAGDAFRGYEQEENQDTAPFSTTDVDNDGCSPFCTFDGANVESCSTRHNGTGWWFNQCGRANLNGSPSDEDRSSLPHMHWGTWTKNAIPVQIKSVTMKIRRLATPTTD; from the exons ATGATTTGCTTCACCTTGCTGACACTGCTGTTATTACCTGTGCTGCCTTCATCCACT AACTTGGGAAATGTAACAACAAACCAGTCTTTGGAAATATCCGAAGACTTCCATGATGGCACTCTTAAAAACGAGAATCCCTCAGCAATCAAGTATGGAGAGAAGTGCACCATGCCCTGTGACCTGGTGGCTAAACTCATGAAGGAAGAGAGACAATCTGTCTGTA GTGATCTTCAGTATTCAATAATTTCCTATACGAGAAGTACTAGGAAGATGATCAGAGACTTGATTGATGAACAGCAGAAATCTTTAGAATTGCTCTCTAACCAG GTAATTGAACTCGTGTCAAAGGTCAGCACACTTGGCTCTGAGGTCCAGCGGAGCAACACTGAAACCTTCTCAGTGAAGCCACAGCAGTCCCATG GGCATGATTGTAGTGACATCAAGGAAACGCTGGATTTGACGGTCTCCAAAATACCCAGTGGGATCTACATAATTCACCCCGAGAATTCAGAATATCCATTTGAG GTGTTTTGTGAGATGGACTACATGGATGGAGGCTGGACGGTAGTGCAGAGGAGGACTGATGGCATGACTGACTTTAAACGCTCGTGGTCAGACTACATGGATGGCTTTGGCCATTTACCAG GGGAACACTGGCTGGGTCTCAGAAAGATATTTAACATTGTCAACCAGAAGCACTCCCAATTCCAGCTGCACATCGCCCTAGTTTCACAAGATGACACCACGTCGTATGCATCTTATGACAAATTCTGGATTgaagatgagaccaacttcttcAGAATCCATCTGGGCAGATATGCCGGAAGTGCAG GTGACGCCTTCCGTGGCTACGAGCAAGAGGAGAATCAGGACACTGCGCCGTTCAGCACCACCGACGTGGACAACGACGGCTGCAGCCCCTTCTGCACCTTCGACGGCGCCAACGTGGAGAGCTGCAGCACCCGCCACAACGGCACGGGCTGGTGGTTCAACCAGTGTGGCCGTGCCAACCTCAACGGCTCGCCGTCGGACGAGGACAGATCCAGCCTCCCCCACATGCACTGGGGGACTTG
- the cfap300 gene encoding cilia- and flagella-associated protein 300: protein MAGEQLDQKFVFSLLSSKSFPFLQNQEVSGRLMKWSMLGRISAQAFNFDQMFFPYKKNDFVFDFLQDPCVMQNLKVLRSGRWTTLGSDITSVDVEAVPCSKVSMDLFDPLYSGGVLRPSGQIVKCYHEIYGDFDELRNVLTIEDSDKYDLFRPAEREEFLFRLFKHICLGGEICQYEDTVSPYMDTTKVIYKDLVSVQKDCETKEIKIISTILKVSASDSSGLCYPDSQDSEQSFAYLCVDPLKRHVYVLYHSFGTGLLS, encoded by the exons ATGGCAGGAGAACAGCTGGATCAGAAATTTGTCTTTAGTTTACTTTCCAGTAAATCGTTTCCCTTTCTTCAAAACCAGGAAGTTTCAGGACGGCTCATGAAATG GTCGATGTTGGGGAGAATATCAGCCCAGGCTTTCAACTTTGACCAAATGTTTTTCCCGTACAAAAAGAACGACTTTGTTTTT GATTTCCTTCAAGATCCTTGTGTGATGCAAAACCTTAAGGTGTTAAGGTCAGGGCGCTGGACAACCCTAG GTTCTGACATAACAAGTGTCGATGTTGAAGCCGTGCCGTGCTCTAAAGTTTCAATGGACCTTTTTGACCCCCTATATTCTGGTGGGGTGTTGAGACCATCGGGTCAAATAGTCAAGTGTTACCATGAAATATATGGAGACTTTGATGAATTGAGAAAT GTACTGACCATAGAGGATTCGGATAAATATGATTTATTCAGACCTGCAGAACGGGAGGAGTTTCTCTTCCGACTTTTCAAACACATATGTCTTGGTGGTGAAATCTGCCAGTATGAGGACACAGTCAGTCCCTACATGGACACTACCAAGGTCATTTACAAGGATTTGGTGAG TGTGCAAAAAGACTGTGAGACAAAGGAAATCAAAATAATCTCAACCATTTTAAAAGTGTCCGCTTCG GATTCCTCTGGCTTGTGTTATCCTGACAGTCAGGACTCCGAGCAGAGCTTTGCCTACCTCTGTGTGGACCCTCTGAAGAGGcatgtgtatgtcttgtatcaCAGCTTTGGCACTGGACTGCTCTCATAG
- the angptl5 gene encoding angiopoietin-related protein 5 isoform X2, with protein sequence METLLGPLCACADFWKHPNLGNVTTNQSLEISEDFHDGTLKNENPSAIKYGEKCTMPCDLVAKLMKEERQSVCSDLQYSIISYTRSTRKMIRDLIDEQQKSLELLSNQVIELVSKVSTLGSEVQRSNTETFSVKPQQSHGHDCSDIKETLDLTVSKIPSGIYIIHPENSEYPFEVFCEMDYMDGGWTVVQRRTDGMTDFKRSWSDYMDGFGHLPGEHWLGLRKIFNIVNQKHSQFQLHIALVSQDDTTSYASYDKFWIEDETNFFRIHLGRYAGSAGDAFRGYEQEENQDTAPFSTTDVDNDGCSPFCTFDGANVESCSTRHNGTGWWFNQCGRANLNGSPSDEDRSSLPHMHWGTWTKNAIPVQIKSVTMKIRRLATPTTD encoded by the exons ATGGAAACGCTACTTGGTCCTCTGTGCGCGTGCGCCGACTTTTGGAAGCATCCT AACTTGGGAAATGTAACAACAAACCAGTCTTTGGAAATATCCGAAGACTTCCATGATGGCACTCTTAAAAACGAGAATCCCTCAGCAATCAAGTATGGAGAGAAGTGCACCATGCCCTGTGACCTGGTGGCTAAACTCATGAAGGAAGAGAGACAATCTGTCTGTA GTGATCTTCAGTATTCAATAATTTCCTATACGAGAAGTACTAGGAAGATGATCAGAGACTTGATTGATGAACAGCAGAAATCTTTAGAATTGCTCTCTAACCAG GTAATTGAACTCGTGTCAAAGGTCAGCACACTTGGCTCTGAGGTCCAGCGGAGCAACACTGAAACCTTCTCAGTGAAGCCACAGCAGTCCCATG GGCATGATTGTAGTGACATCAAGGAAACGCTGGATTTGACGGTCTCCAAAATACCCAGTGGGATCTACATAATTCACCCCGAGAATTCAGAATATCCATTTGAG GTGTTTTGTGAGATGGACTACATGGATGGAGGCTGGACGGTAGTGCAGAGGAGGACTGATGGCATGACTGACTTTAAACGCTCGTGGTCAGACTACATGGATGGCTTTGGCCATTTACCAG GGGAACACTGGCTGGGTCTCAGAAAGATATTTAACATTGTCAACCAGAAGCACTCCCAATTCCAGCTGCACATCGCCCTAGTTTCACAAGATGACACCACGTCGTATGCATCTTATGACAAATTCTGGATTgaagatgagaccaacttcttcAGAATCCATCTGGGCAGATATGCCGGAAGTGCAG GTGACGCCTTCCGTGGCTACGAGCAAGAGGAGAATCAGGACACTGCGCCGTTCAGCACCACCGACGTGGACAACGACGGCTGCAGCCCCTTCTGCACCTTCGACGGCGCCAACGTGGAGAGCTGCAGCACCCGCCACAACGGCACGGGCTGGTGGTTCAACCAGTGTGGCCGTGCCAACCTCAACGGCTCGCCGTCGGACGAGGACAGATCCAGCCTCCCCCACATGCACTGGGGGACTTG
- the angptl5 gene encoding angiopoietin-related protein 5 isoform X3 encodes MPCDLVAKLMKEERQSVCSDLQYSIISYTRSTRKMIRDLIDEQQKSLELLSNQVIELVSKVSTLGSEVQRSNTETFSVKPQQSHGHDCSDIKETLDLTVSKIPSGIYIIHPENSEYPFEVFCEMDYMDGGWTVVQRRTDGMTDFKRSWSDYMDGFGHLPGEHWLGLRKIFNIVNQKHSQFQLHIALVSQDDTTSYASYDKFWIEDETNFFRIHLGRYAGSAGDAFRGYEQEENQDTAPFSTTDVDNDGCSPFCTFDGANVESCSTRHNGTGWWFNQCGRANLNGSPSDEDRSSLPHMHWGTWTKNAIPVQIKSVTMKIRRLATPTTD; translated from the exons ATGCCCTGTGACCTGGTGGCTAAACTCATGAAGGAAGAGAGACAATCTGTCTGTA GTGATCTTCAGTATTCAATAATTTCCTATACGAGAAGTACTAGGAAGATGATCAGAGACTTGATTGATGAACAGCAGAAATCTTTAGAATTGCTCTCTAACCAG GTAATTGAACTCGTGTCAAAGGTCAGCACACTTGGCTCTGAGGTCCAGCGGAGCAACACTGAAACCTTCTCAGTGAAGCCACAGCAGTCCCATG GGCATGATTGTAGTGACATCAAGGAAACGCTGGATTTGACGGTCTCCAAAATACCCAGTGGGATCTACATAATTCACCCCGAGAATTCAGAATATCCATTTGAG GTGTTTTGTGAGATGGACTACATGGATGGAGGCTGGACGGTAGTGCAGAGGAGGACTGATGGCATGACTGACTTTAAACGCTCGTGGTCAGACTACATGGATGGCTTTGGCCATTTACCAG GGGAACACTGGCTGGGTCTCAGAAAGATATTTAACATTGTCAACCAGAAGCACTCCCAATTCCAGCTGCACATCGCCCTAGTTTCACAAGATGACACCACGTCGTATGCATCTTATGACAAATTCTGGATTgaagatgagaccaacttcttcAGAATCCATCTGGGCAGATATGCCGGAAGTGCAG GTGACGCCTTCCGTGGCTACGAGCAAGAGGAGAATCAGGACACTGCGCCGTTCAGCACCACCGACGTGGACAACGACGGCTGCAGCCCCTTCTGCACCTTCGACGGCGCCAACGTGGAGAGCTGCAGCACCCGCCACAACGGCACGGGCTGGTGGTTCAACCAGTGTGGCCGTGCCAACCTCAACGGCTCGCCGTCGGACGAGGACAGATCCAGCCTCCCCCACATGCACTGGGGGACTTG